Within Micromonospora parathelypteridis, the genomic segment CCACGTGTACGAGTTGGGGTTGCGGCGGCTGCGTGAGGAGTTCGGCTTGGAGCCGGTGGAGTATCCGACCACCCGGGTCATGGGAGCGGACCCGCGCGATCGGGCCCGCGACCTGACCGCCGCCTTCGCCGACCCGAGCATCACCGCCGTGCTGGCCACGGTCGGCGGGGACGACCTGATCACGGTCACCCCACACCTCGACGACGACGTGCTGCGGGCCAACCCGAAGCCCTACTTCGGCTACTCCGACAACACCAACGTGCTCAACCACCTGTACCGGTTGGGCATCGTCGCCTACCACGGCGGATCGGTGCTGGTGCACCTCGGCCGGCCGGGCGCGCCGCACCCGATGACCTTCGACTCGCTGCGCGCCGCCCTGTTCGGCTCCGACTGGTACGAGCTGACCTCCGCGCCGGCCTGGGGCGACCGGCCCAACCCGTGGACCGAGCCCGAGACGCTGGAGTACGAGCCGGAGATGCTGCCCGGCGAGGGTTGGCGCTGGCAGGGGCCGGAGCGGGTGGTGCGAGGGCGCACCTGGGGTGGCTGCCTGGAGATCCTGCACTGGCTGATGGCCGCCGACCGGGTGCCGACCGTCGCCGAGTTGGACGGTTCCGTGCTGGTCTTCGAAACCTCCCAGGAGATGCCGAGCGCGCAGGAGGTGTTCCGGATCGTGCGGAACATGGGGGAGCGAGGGCTGCTCGCCGCCTTCCCGGCGATCGTCGTCGGCCGGCCGAAGGCGTGGGACTTCGACCGGCCGTTGTCGGTGCCGGAGCGGTCGGCGTGGGGCGCGGCCCAGCGGGAGGCGATCATCCGCGCCCTCACGCCGTACAACCCGGACGCGGTGGTCGTCTTCGACGTCGACCTCGGTCACACCGACCCGCAGTTGATCATCCCGTACGGCGGCGAGATCCTCGTCGACGCGGTCGACCGCCGGATCGCGGTGCGCTACTGACGCGCCGGCACGTGGATCTCGCCGCCGGCCCGGGTCAGCCGGTCGTGCAGAGGACCGACTGCACTGCGGCCAGCGAACCCGCGCTCGCCGGCACCGGCAACTCGCCTCGGACGTCCCGGTCGATGTCGTAGACGTTGCCGGCGAGGACAAGCTGCCGGGAGTTGTCCAGGCTGGTCACCGCGATGCTGGTGAAGCCGTGCCCGCCGCCGTCGGTCGTCCACACCTCCGTCGGGCCACCGACACAGGGGACGGTCATCCGTTGCACGCCCAGGCCGTACCCGTCCGGCCCGTCGTCCGTCGCCACCAGGGTCTCCAACTCACGCTGCTGTGCCGGCGCGAGCAGCCGTCCACCGAACAGCGCCCGGTGGAACCGCGCCAGGTCCGCCGCCGTCGAGATCATCGCCCCGGCGGTCCAGTCGTACGACGGGCTGAACCGGGTCACATCGCGGCCGGTCAGGTCGTAGCCGTGCAGGTGCCGGCCGTGAATCTTCGGATCGGTGACCGGAAACGAGGTCTGACTCAGGCCGAGTGGGCCGATGATCCGCCGCCGTACCTCGCTCGCCGCGTCCCGGCCGATGACCGCCTCGATGATCAGGCCCGCCAGTAGGTAGTTCGTGTTCGAGTAGCCCCACGAGGTGCCGGGGGCGAAGTCCGGCCGGTGCGCCACCGCCATGGCGACCACCGTGCGGGGCGTGATGACCCGGTCCCAGTCGTGGTCGTCGAGGTACGGGGCCCAGAAGCTCCGCTCGCCGGTGGGGTCCCAGATTCCGCTGGTGTGGTTGAGCAACTGCCGGACGGTGATCGCCGAGCCGTCGTTGCCGTTACCTCGGACAACCCCGGGCAGCCACCGCTCGACCGAGTCGTCGAGGGTGAGCCTGCCCTCACCCACCAGTTGCAGCAGCACGGTCGACACGAACGCCTTGGTGTTGCTGGCGATCCGGAACCGGTCGTCCGGCCGGGCCTGCGCCCCGGTCGCCCGGTCGGCCACTCCCGCCGCCACCTGCCATCGTCGGCCGTCCACCCGGCCGTAAGCCACCGCACCGGGGAAGCCGTCCTCGACCATCTGGTCGAGCGCGGCAGCCAGCGCCGGACGTTCTGCCCCGGGACGGTCGGCACCGGCCGGCGGGGGCGGGACGGCGAGTGTGGCGACCAACGAGCCGACCGACACCACTACAGTCCACAACGGACGTACCATGACCTGCTCCAATCGACGAAACGGATGTCCCCGTCGACCCTGCCGAAGCGCGGACCGCAGATGAATGCGGCTCTCCCGCCGATCGGGTGGGGTTAACCCGAAAGATCACGGCGGGTTGCCCGGCTACGCGGGCGGCCCGCACCCGGGCATGCTGAGCCGACATGTCGATCGGCTGGTCGGGAGGATCAGATGACGCGTCTCCGGCAGCTCCGCAACCGGGTCGGGTACGTGCTGGCCAGCCTGCCGCTGGCGGTAGCCGGCTTCGCGTACGCCGGTCTCACGGTCGTGGTCGGCGGCCTGTCCTCGCTGACGCTGCTCGGCCTGCCGCTGATGTCCTCCGGTGTCCTCGGCGCTCGCGGTTGGGGCCGGCTGCACCGCGCGCTCGCCCGGGCGACGCTCGGGCTGCGGGTCGACGACCCACGCCCGGTCCGACGACGGCCCGGGCCGGTGGGGTACGTCCGGACCGGCCTTGGCGATGCCACGGGTTGGCGAGCGTTGGCCTATCTGATCATCAAGCTGCCGGTGACCCTGCTCGCGGCGGCGGTGACCGCGGCCTTCCTCTGCTACCCGGTGTTTCTGCTCAGCCATCCGCTCTGGTGGAAGTTCGTCCAGCCGGTCAACACCGACAGTCTGGGTCGGCCGCACCGCGCCGCCCTGCAACTCGGCGACTTCTTCTTCGACACCTGGCCCCGGTCGTTCCTGCTGGCCGGGATCGGCGCCGCGATGCTGCTGGTCGGACCCTGGCTGCTGCGCCTGGTCCTGCTCCTGGACGAGCTGCTGATCCGGGGCCTGCTCGGCCCGACCAGCCTCGACACCCTCCAACAGACCCGCGCCCTGGCCGTCGACGACGCCGCCGCGCTGCTGCGCCGGATTGAACGCGACCTGCACGACGGCACCCAGGCGCAACTGGTCGCCCTGGCGATGAAGCTGGGGATGGTCAAGGAGAAACTCGCCGACGGATCCGCGCCGGAAGCCAGAGCGCTGGTGGAGACGGCGCACCGGGACGCGAAGACCGCGATCACCGACCTTCGGGACCTGGCCCGGGGCATCCACCCGCCGAT encodes:
- a CDS encoding serine hydrolase domain-containing protein, with product MVRPLWTVVVSVGSLVATLAVPPPPAGADRPGAERPALAAALDQMVEDGFPGAVAYGRVDGRRWQVAAGVADRATGAQARPDDRFRIASNTKAFVSTVLLQLVGEGRLTLDDSVERWLPGVVRGNGNDGSAITVRQLLNHTSGIWDPTGERSFWAPYLDDHDWDRVITPRTVVAMAVAHRPDFAPGTSWGYSNTNYLLAGLIIEAVIGRDAASEVRRRIIGPLGLSQTSFPVTDPKIHGRHLHGYDLTGRDVTRFSPSYDWTAGAMISTAADLARFHRALFGGRLLAPAQQRELETLVATDDGPDGYGLGVQRMTVPCVGGPTEVWTTDGGGHGFTSIAVTSLDNSRQLVLAGNVYDIDRDVRGELPVPASAGSLAAVQSVLCTTG
- a CDS encoding S66 family peptidase — protein: MTSLNYPTKPRPGDRVAVVSPSAGLPALFPHVYELGLRRLREEFGLEPVEYPTTRVMGADPRDRARDLTAAFADPSITAVLATVGGDDLITVTPHLDDDVLRANPKPYFGYSDNTNVLNHLYRLGIVAYHGGSVLVHLGRPGAPHPMTFDSLRAALFGSDWYELTSAPAWGDRPNPWTEPETLEYEPEMLPGEGWRWQGPERVVRGRTWGGCLEILHWLMAADRVPTVAELDGSVLVFETSQEMPSAQEVFRIVRNMGERGLLAAFPAIVVGRPKAWDFDRPLSVPERSAWGAAQREAIIRALTPYNPDAVVVFDVDLGHTDPQLIIPYGGEILVDAVDRRIAVRY
- a CDS encoding sensor histidine kinase, translating into MTRLRQLRNRVGYVLASLPLAVAGFAYAGLTVVVGGLSSLTLLGLPLMSSGVLGARGWGRLHRALARATLGLRVDDPRPVRRRPGPVGYVRTGLGDATGWRALAYLIIKLPVTLLAAAVTAAFLCYPVFLLSHPLWWKFVQPVNTDSLGRPHRAALQLGDFFFDTWPRSFLLAGIGAAMLLVGPWLLRLVLLLDELLIRGLLGPTSLDTLQQTRALAVDDAAALLRRIERDLHDGTQAQLVALAMKLGMVKEKLADGSAPEARALVETAHRDAKTAITDLRDLARGIHPPMLDNGLEAALATLVARGAVPVVLRVELSERPSPAVETIAYYCVAELLTNVAKHGRARRATVEVRQHDGLLRVQVRDDGGGGAMIGSAGSALPGGGLAGLRDRARTVDGTMRIDSPPGGPTLVTVELPVRP